Proteins encoded together in one Mobula birostris isolate sMobBir1 chromosome 7, sMobBir1.hap1, whole genome shotgun sequence window:
- the LOC140199952 gene encoding neuronal acetylcholine receptor subunit alpha-10-like gives MCWATRTQPASGRIARRLLRDLWANYSKVLRPVSDTDQVLNVTLQVTLFQIIDVDERNQELTTYLWTRQIWRDAFCRWNKEDYGGLDNIRVPSSYLWRPDIVLYNSADRFTSPADTNAVVRYDGLVTWDSPAIARTSCQLDVTSFPLDAQRCPLTFGSWTYGGRQLDLWPAGATGLLSDFAGHVEWEVLDLPAGRRLAQYGCCSEPYTDLTFVLVLRRRPAFYLHNLLLPCVLLSALTPLVFQLPAASGEKVSLGVSLLLALTVFQLMVAEITPPAENPPLLGKYYIATMTMMTASTTLTVLIMNIQYCGAEAKPVPRWAKVLILGHMARFLSIYELGERCGRDAESGAQGSLAAGGHRLLGEVEEPSLSEGQEEEGEEPEGVVSPTHSLPAANGEEGQWRCGAGGCPHHWRQLVRDVEVIASRVRRQRKTQRLLAEWRRASRVIDRLFTWIFVLMLTVMSVVITARAL, from the exons ATGTGCTGGGCAACCC gCACCCAGCCAGCCAGCGGCAGGATCGCCCGACGACTGCTCCGGGACCTTTGGGCCAATTACTCCAAGGTCCTGAggccggtgtcagacacagaccAAGTCCTCAACGTgaccctgcaggtcaccctcttCCAGATCATCGACGTG GATGAAAGAAACCAGGAGCTAACCACCTACCTGTGGACCAGACAGATATGGAGAGATGCCTTCTGCCGTTGGAACAAGGAGGACTACGGTGGCCTGGACAACATACGTGTGCCCAGCAGTTATCTGTGGAGACCAGATATAGTCCTCTACAACAG cgCTGACCGGTTCACCAGCCCGGCAGACACGAACGCGGTGGTCCGATACGACGGCCTGGTGACCTGGGACTCGCCGGCCATCGCCCGCACCTCCTGCCAACTGGACGTCACCTCCTTCCCACTGGACGCACAGCGCTGCCCGCTGACCTTTGGCTCGTGGACGTATGGCGGGCGGCAGCTGGACCTGTGGCCGGCGGGGGCCACGGGGCTGCTTTCGGATTTCGCAGGCCACGTCGAGTGGGAGGTGCTGGACCTGCCGGCCGGCCGGCGGCTCGCTCAGTACGGCTGCTGCTCGGAGCCGTACACCGACCTCACCTTCGTCCTGGTGCTTCGCCGCCGGCCCGCCTTCTACCTGCACAACCTGCTGCTACCCTGCGTCCTCCTCTCCGCCCTCACCCCCCTCGTCTTCCAGCTGCCTGCAGCCTCCGGAGAGAAGGTCTCGCTGGGCGTCTCCCTGCTCCTTGCCCTGACTGTCTTCCAGTTGATGGTAGCCGAGATTACGCCCCCAGCTGAGAACCCACCGCTCCTTG GGAAGTACTACATTGCCACGATGACCATGATgactgcctccaccaccttgaCGGTGCTGATCatgaacatacagtactgtggtGCTGAGGCAAAGCCAGTTCCCCGCTGGGCCAAGGTGCTTATCCTGGGACACATGGCCCGCTTCCTTTCCATCTATGAGCTGGGTGAGCGGTGTGGACGGGACGCAGAGTCCGGAGCCCAGGGGAGCCTGGCCGCTGGTGGACATCGGCTGCTGGGAGAAGTGGAGGAGCCGAGCCTCAGCGAGgggcaggaggaggagggggaggaaccTGAGGGAGTGGTCAGCCCCACCCACTCTCTTCCTGCTGCGAATGGGGAGGAGGGTCAGTGGAGGTGTGGTGCTGGAGGCTGCCCCCACCACTGGCGGCAGCTGGTCAGGGACGTGGAGGTCATCGCCAGTCGTGTCCGCCGGCAGAGGAAAACGCAGCGGCTGCTGGCCGAGTGGAGGAGGGCCAGCAGAGTGATCGACCGTCTCTTCACCTGGATCTTCGTTCTGATGCTCACCGTGATGAGTGTTGTCATCACCGCCCGGGCGCTGTAG